AAAGCGGACGTAAGAAAATCAACCAGATTACACGTTGGTTGACCATTCTTGTTTGTCTCGTACAGGCTCCGGGCTATATCTTCAACCTGAACCAGACGCTGCCTAAGTCAGCGTTTGCAGACGGTTTCTTCGATGTATCCTTCCTGTTCGTATCCGTGACCATTCTTGTAACCGGTACCATCTTCGCGATGTGGCTGGGTGAGAAAATCACCGATAAAGGTATCGGAAACGGTATCTCCCTCCTCATTATGATTGGTATCCTGGCCCGTATGCCGCAGGCGTTCGTGCAGGAATTCGCTTCTGTTGTGACCAACAACGGTGGTGGACCGATGCTTATCGTATTGGAGATTATCGGTTGGCTTGTGGTCATTATTGCCTGCGTGCTCTTGGTAATGGCCGTTCGCAAAATCCCCGTACAGTACGCCCGTCGTACCGTTGCCGGTGAGTTCGAGACGGATGCTACCGGTGCAAACCGACAGTTTATTCCACTTAAGCTGAACGCGTCTGGTGTAATGCCGATCATCTTCGCTCAGGCAATCATGTTTATCCCTGCCGCTGTTGCCGGGATTAACAAACAGTCGGAGCTGGCGCAGTCGATTCACACAACTTTCCAAAATATCTTCGGATTCTGGTATTGCTTCGTTTTCGGGCTACTCATCGTAATCTTCACGTATTTCTATACGGCGATTACGGTTCCGACCAACAAAATGGCCGACGACCTGAAACGCAGCGGTGGTTTCATCCCTGGCATTAAGCCCGGAGAAGAAACGGCGAACTATCTTGACAGAATCATGTCATTGGTGACGTTCCCTGGTTCCCTGTACTTGGTGTTGATTGCGATCCTTCCTGCGATCGTTCACAACCTCGGAGTGCAACAGCCATGGGCGATGTTTTACGGCGGAACGTCGTTGATTATCATGGTAGGTGTCGCAATCGATACCATCCAACAAATCAACGCCTACATCCTGAACAGGCATTATGATGGCCTGATGAAGAGCGGTAAGAATAGAAAAGCGGTCGCGTAAGCATGGCAAAACAGTCAGCAATAGAACAAGACGGTTCCATCATCGAGGCACTCTCGAATGCGATGTTCCGTGTTGAGTTGGAAAACGGACATATCGTCATCGCGCACATCTCCGGTAAAATGCGTATGCACTACATCAAGTTGCTCCCGGGTGACAAGGTGAAACTGGAAATGAGCCCATACGATCTGTCAAAAGCGAGAATCACGTACAGATATTAAAAAAAGACAGAGATGAAAGTAAGAGCATCCGTAAAGAAGAGAAGTGCCGAGTGCGTCATCGTACGCCGCAAAGGCAGATTATACGTAATCAACAAGAAGAATCCTAGATTTAAACAAAGACAAGGGTAATTATGGCAAGAATAGCAGGGGTAGACATCCCCAAAAACAAGAGAGGCGTTATTGCTTTGACCTATATCTTCGGTATCGGAAAAAGCCGTGCGTCCGAGATCCTGGCCAAAGCCAATGTTAGTGAAGACACCAAAGTGCAAGATTGGAACGACGACCAGATCAGTGCGATCCGTGATGCCGTGTCTTATTACAAAATCGAAGGAGAACTTCGCTCCGAGACGTCGCTGAACATCAAGCGTCTGATGGACATCGGTTGCTACCGTGGCATCCGTCACCGTTCCGGACTTCCGCTTCGTGGACAACGTACGAAAAACAACTCCCGTACGAGAAAAGGTAAGAGAAAAACTGTTGCGAACAAGAAGAAAGCAACTAAATAATAAGTAGTAATGGCTAAAGCGAATACCAAAAAACGCAAGGTTGTAATCGAGTCGACAGGTGAAGCACACATCAGCGCTACCTTCAACAACATCATCATCTCCCTGACCAACAAAAAAGGGGAAGTGATCGCATGGTCGTCAGCAGGTAAGATGGGCTTCCGCGGTTCTAAAAAGAACACGCCGTACGCTGCCCAGATGGCGGCTGAAGATTGCAGCAAGGTAGCTCTTGAGGCTGGACTCAAAAAAGTGAAGGTGTTTGTGAAAGGACCGGGCAACGGACGTGAGTCTGCCATCCGTTCTATCCACAACGGCGGTATCGAGGTGACAGAGATCATCGACGTGACTCCAATGCCTCACAACGGTTGTCGTCCACCGAAAAGACGTCGCGTTTAATTAATAGTACTATCTGGCGGAGCCCGGTCATCGGAGGATTAGACCTGAATTCATGATCGCCGCCCTTAATCAAATTTAAAATGGCAAGATATACTGGTCCACAAACAAGAATCGCCCGTAAATTCGGCGAGGCGATCTTCGGAGACGATAAGTCGTTCGAAAAAAGAAATTACCCACCGGGACAACACGGTCTCGCGAAAAAAAGAGGTAAGAAATCCGAATATGCCGTACAGTTGATGGAAAAGCAGAAAGCGAAGTACACATACGGTATCCTGGAAAAACAATTCCGCGGTCTCTTCGAGAAAGCCGCTGCCAAGAAAGGTGTAACAGGCGAAGTACTGTTGCAACTTTGCGAAGCGCGTCTTGATAACGTAGTATTCCGCATGGGCATCGCACCGTCACGTCGTGCTGCCCGTCAAATCGTTTCGCACCGCCATATTACGGTAAACGGTGAGTTGGTAAACATCCCGTCTTACCACCTGAAGCCGGGCGACAAAGTAGCCGTCCGCGAAAAATCGAAGTCAGTTGAAGTGATCGTGAATTCGTTGGCAGCCTCTGCTCACGTTTACGAGTGGATCACCTGGAACAACGACCAAATGGAAGGTACCTTCGTAAGTGTACCGGCCCGTCTCCAGATCCCTGAGAACATCAAGGAGCAGCTGATCGTCGAATTGTATAACAAATAAAAACTGACTGAGTCGTAATGGCAATATTTAATTTTCAAAAGCCCGATAAAGTTATCATGATCGATTCAACCGATTTTGAGGGGAAATTCGAATTCCGCCCCCTCGAACCCGGTTACGGATTGACCGTTGGTAATGCCCTCCGGAGAGTACTGCTCTCTGCACTTGAGGGGTACGCAATCACCTCTGTGAGGATTGAAGGTGTCGACCACGAGTTTTCCACGATCTCCGGCGTTGTTGAGGATGTCACCGAGATCATCCTGAACCTGAAGCAAGTTCGTTTCAAGCGCCAGATCGAAGACGTCGATAACGAATCAGTTACGATCTCGCTTTCAGGAAAGGACCAGATAACGGCAGGTGATTTCCAAAAATTCATCTCCGGCTTCCAGGTACTTAACCCAGACCTCGTCATCTGCAATCTCGACAGCAAAGTCAACCTGAACCTTGAACTCACCATTGAGAAAGGTCGCGGGTATGTCTCTGCCGAAGAGAACAAAAAGCAGAACGCTGCCATCGGAACCATCGCTACCGACTCGATCTTCACCCCTGTGAAGAATGTGAAGTATGCGATTGAGAACTTCCGTGTCGAGCAAAAGACCGACTACGAAAAACTCGTATTCGAGATCAAGACCGACGGTTCTATCGCACCGAAAGATGCGTTGACAGAGGCCGCTAAAGTACTCATCCACCACTTCATGCTCTTCTCTGATGAGCGCATCACACTCGAAGCCGATGAAATCGCGCAAACCGAGTCGTATGATGAAGAGTCGCTGCACATGCGCCAGCTCCTGAAGACCAAGTTGGTCGATATGGATCTGTCAGTGCGCGCGCTCAACTGCCTCAAGGCAGCCGAAGTGGAGACATTGGGTGACCTGGTTTCCTTCAACAAAAATGACTTAATGAAATTCCGCAATTTCGGTAAGAAATCACTCACCGAACTCGACGAACTGGTGGCCAACAAGAACCTTACGTTCGGAATGGATTTGTCAAAATATAAGCTCGATAAAGAATAACTAACTTCTTCATATTTTGCTCTCCAGGGCGGATCGCAGCAAGATGAAGATTTAAACAGAATGTCATGAGACACGGAAAAAAAGTAAATCACCTTAGCAGGCAGGCGGGTCACCGCAAGTTGATGCTCGCCAACATGGCATGCTCACTTATCGAGCACAAGCGCATCAATACTACAGTAGCAAAAGCAAAAGCGCTGAAGCAATTCGTAGAGCCGCTGATCACCAAATCAAAGGAAGACACGACACACAACCGTCGTATCGTGTTTGCCTACCTTCGTAACAAATACGCCGTAACCGAATTGTTCCGCGACGTAGCGGCCAAAGTAGGCGACCGTCCGGGAGGATACACACGTATTATTAAACTCGGAAATCGTTTGGGTGACAACGCCGATATGGCGATGATCGAACTGGTCGACTTCAACGAACTCTACAACGGAGGCAAGAAAGAGGAGAAAAAAGGACGTAGCCGTCGTGGTGGTAAGAAGGCAACTTCTGCTGCTGCTCCAGCCGCCGCCGCTCCTGCTGCTGCACCTGCTGTAGAAGAAGCTCCAGAAGTAGTTGCTGCTCCCGTAGTAGAAGAAGCGGTAGTAGTCGAAGAAACCGTAGCTGTTGAAGAGACGCCGGTTGCGGAGGCTCCTGTTGCTGAAGAGACAGCGGTTGAAGAGGCCCCGGCTGCTGAAATCGCAACGGAAGACGCTCCTGAAGCGGCTGCTGAAGACGAAGAAAAGAAAGAAGGCGAAGCTGAGTAAATGTCGGTGAACGCTGAAAATAGAGGGGTAGACGTTTCGTCTATCCCTTTTTTGTTTTTAGATATGAGAAAGTTATTTTTTGTGTTTGCCTTGGCAGCTATTGTTTTTGGCTGCAGTAATGATGAATCGGAACCGTCTTGCCGTTTGATAAGTGTGTCTACCTTACCCTTATGGTTCGAGGATTACCTGACGGGTGTTCCGTCCTCCGATCCCACATTCGACGGAAAATTACATTTTAGTTATGTAAATGGGAAAATTGCAAAGGTGAAAGGAGGGATGATGAGAAGGAGTGACCCCCATACTTTTTTTATGACGGGCTCGGTAGAAGATAGCCTTGTATACAATGGCGACAGTGTTCGAGTGTATGTCGCCCACAATATTGATCCCTTTTTACAGCGGGTACATACCTATCGCATAACAAACAATCAACTGACATATTGGAAGAAAGCGGAGGTATCGGTTTCGGGGCTCGTTTACTTCCCCAATTTGACATACGAATACAATGGGGATACCATTTTGGAGAAGCGTAACGGAAACCTGTGGCGCGTGTTCGAAATGCAGAATGGAAACCTGACGAAAGTAACGCAGAATTTTTATGACGCACAGGGGCAGTATGCCGGAAAACGCGAATGGCTTTTTACGGATTATGACACCTCTCCTAATCTTCTAAAGGGAAAGTTTTATATCGAAGGCGCCTTTTTTGCTGCTTTTTCCAATAACAACTACAGACGCTGGGAAGAACGTTCCTCGTATGTTCTAGACGGGCAGGAGATTTTCGGTGGACCTTCTTATGTGGAGTATGGTTTAACGTATGACGCGGACGGAAGCGCGACTCTTTTTGAACAATCATGCAATTAGTCTCATCGGCACTTTTTTTGAAGAGCACTAAATCGATTACCTTTGCAGCGTTTACCAGAGAGGGTATACGAAGCAGCTAGTGCCAGAAGCGTAAAAGGTTAAGCATTTCAAGTATGATTTTACTAACTACCAACCACTAACCACTGACTACTGACCACTAATTACCGACTACTAACTACACACAACTACCATGAAATACCACACACGTCCAACCGCCCTCCTGCTGCTCGCCGACGGGACGGTCTTTTACGGAAAATCCATCGGGATTTCCGGCACCACTTTCGGCGAAGTTTGCTTCAACACCGGCATGACCGGCTATCAGGAGATTTTCACCGATCCATCGTATTTCGGCCAGATTATGGTCGCCACCAATGCCCACATCGGCAACTATGGTGTCAATACTGACGAAGTGGAGGCCGACCGCGTGATGATCTCCGGACTCGTCTGCAAGAACTTTAGTTTCAACTATTCGCGCGACAAAGCGTATGGTAGCCTGGAGGAGTACTTCGAAAAACAACAGCTCGTCTGTATTTCCGATGTGGATACCCGCGCACTTGTAAGCTACATCCGCGACCACGGCGCCCAAAACGCCGCCATCTCCACCGATGGGACACCGCTTGAGGAACTGAAGAAACAACTGGCGGCGGTGCCGGATATGGAGGGACTTGAACTCGCCTCGAAGGTATCTACAACCGAGCCCTATTTTGTAGGCGAGGAGAACGCCCCGTACCGCATATCCGCTCTGGATCTCGGGATCAAAAAGAACATTCTGCGCAACCTCGCCAAAAGAGGGTGCTACATCAAAGTGTTCCCTTACAATGCCACGTATGAAGAGATGAAGGCCTTTAACCCGCACGGTTATTTCCTGTCGAACGGCCCCGGTGATCCGGATCCGCTTATCGCCGCCCAGGAAGTGGCCCGCGAAATCCTCAAACACAACGACCCGCTGTTCGGCATTTGCCTCGGTCACCAGGTCATCGCCCTGGCCAATGGCATCCCAACGTATAAAATGTTCAACGGGCATCGCGGCATTAACCATCCGGTTAAGAACCTGCTGACGGGAGAAGGCGAGATTACGTCACAAAACCACGGATTCGCGGTCAGCAAGAAAGAACTGCTTGAACATCCCGATTTCGAAATCACGCACCTGCACATCAACGATGAAACGGTTGCGGGGATGCGGATGAAGTCGAAGAACTGTTTTTCGGTGCAGTATCACCCAGAGGCAAGTCCGGGTCCACACGATGCCACCTATCTTTTTGACCAGTTCATCGAGAATATCAACAAAAACGAAAAAGCCGCTGTATAAGCGGCTTTTTCTCAAGATGGATATAGTGTTTAGGCAGTTTGCTTACGGCGGTCCCGTTCCAATTGCAGGTACATTCCCAGTACATTGGAGGGGTCGACCTTGAGTACTTCTACGATCCGGTCGAAAAGTTCAATCGAAAGGGGTTTGATTCCCTCTTCGATTCCAGTATAATCATTTACAGAAATACCCAACGCTTCTGCGAGTTGGTTCTCTGTAACATGTCGGTCTGCGCGGACCGTGCGTAGTAAGTCAGACAGTGAACTCATGGGGTTTAGTATTGGTTGTCGTACGACAAGAGTACTACAAAAAAGACGGTTACACATCATCCAAAACCGACTTTGGGTGAATTCGGTCGGTTTTGTGGCGTATCCTGCACTAAATCGTTTGAGTTTATAACTTTTTTGGGATTAGTCAATTAGCGCTTTTCCGACAGGCCCAAATTTCTTACTTTCGGGAAAAATTGAGCCAAATACTAACAAATAAGCAAACACAATGAGTATCATCATCAAAGTACATGCAAGGCAAATCCTCGATTCGCGCGGAAATCCCACCATTGAAGTAGACGTTGTCACCGAAAACGGTGTGCTCGGACGTGCTGCCGTACCGTCAGGCGCCTCTACCGGCGAACACGAAGCAGTGGAACTCCGCGATGGAGGAAAAGCCTACATGGGCAAAGGTGTCAGGAAAGCAGTCGAAAACGTCAACGGTGCCATAGCCGAAGAAATCGTAGGTATTTCTGTTTTCGAGCAAAACTACATCGACCAAAAGATGATCGAACTCGACGGTACGCACAATAAAGGCAACCTCGGCGCCAATGCCATCCTGGGGGTGTCACTTGCCGTGGCAAAAGCAGCGGCCAATGAACTCGGATTGCCGCTTTACCGCTACGTAGGCGGTGTATCCGGAAATACGCTTCCCGTTCCGATGATGAACATCATCAACGGCGGTTCACACTCCGATGCGCCAATCGCCTTCCAGGAATTCATGATCATGCCCGTTAAGGCGACCTCTTTCACCCACGCGATGCAGATGGGTACGGAGATCTTCCATAACCTAAAAAAAGTACTCCACGACCGCCACTTGTCAACAGCGGTAGGCGATGAAGGTGGTTTCGCGCCCAACCTTGCAGGCGGCACCGAAGATGCGCTTGACTCGATCAAGACAGCGGTAGAGAACGCCGGATACAAATTCGGGGATGACATCATGATCGCCCTTGACTGCGCCGCTTCGGAATTCTATGTAAACGGAAATTACGACTACACCAAGTTCGAAGGCGCCACCGGTAAAGTACGTTCGTCTAAGGAGCAGGCTGAATACCTGGCCGAACTCGCTTCGAAATACCCGATTATTTCCATTGAAGATGGTATGTATGAGGATGATTGGGACGGATGGAAATACCTCACCGATCTCATTGGCGATAAAGTACAATTGGTGGGAGACGACCTCTTCGTGACCAACGTGCAACGTCTGGCTACCGGCATCGAGAAAGGCATTGCCAATTCCATCCTGGTGAAAGTAAACCAGATCGGTACCCTTACCGAAACGATCGCCGCGGTGAACATGGCGCACAACGCGGGTTATACCTCGGTGATGTCGCACCGTTCGGGTGAAACGGAGGACAATACGATTGCAGACCTTGCCGTGGCGTTGAACTGCGGGCAAATCAAGACTGGTTCCGCTTCACGCTCGGACCGTATGGCGAAATACAACCAATTGCTGCGTATTGAAGAGGAGTTGGGCAGCACGGCGTACTTCCCCGGTAAGAAAGCATTTAAGGTAAAATAATCCTACAATTTTACATTTTCATAATAACGCTCCGTCATTTGGCGGAGCGTTTTGTTTATATTTGGATGTCAGAAAGTTGTACCATGAAAAAACTACTACTTCTTTGCGTTTTATTGGCTGCAGGTGTCCAGGCGCAGATTGTCAACATACCCAATCCCGCATTTAAGACGTTTCTTTTGTCAGACGGAACAAACGCCCAGAATGCCGCGGGCGAATATATTGCAATTGATGCCAACGGTGACGGCGAGATTCAACAGAGCGAAGCCAATCAAGTTGTTTCCATACAACTTAATATAAGTTTGGTGACGACTTTTGAAGGGATCAATTCTTTTTTCAATCTAGAAAAGGTATACATTTCGCTTTCTCCTTACGGCGGGATCGCACCGCCGTACATGCTCGATTTACAGGGCTTACAACATTTGTCTGGTGTTTGGATTAATGGCACTGGGCAGGTTTCTCTCAGTAATCTCCCTTCCCTGGATACGTTGTCATTCTATGCGGCAAGTCCAACCTCTATCACGATTGAAAGCTGCCCTAATTTGGAGTCTGTAACAGCGTCACAATTATTAGCAGAAGACCTTGTGCTTGATTTCTCTGGTTGTGTGGGTCTGAAAGATATTTCATTTGCCTTTTCTAGGTTAGCGGGACTGGATGTTCATGGTACCTCGGTCGAAGACGTTGTGCTAGAGTATTGCAATTTGGATTGGCTGAATGCAGACGCCACCCCTGACCTTGAAAGCCTAAAAGTATGTTCGGCGTCTACGGATGTAGGTAACTATGTCGGCCCAGGCCTTAGCTCACTTTCGGTGAATGGATCTGGAGTTAAATTTGTCGAACTGTCGGAACTTGAGATTGAATCATTGGATTTTTCCCAGGCCAACCAATTAGAAGAACTTAAATTTTTAGGCGAGGAGTGGGCGTTCTATCTAACCGACCTCAATTTGTCTGGTTGCAGCCACTTAAAGTTTCTTGACCTCTTTGCATTAAACGCACCGGTTTTAGACCTGACGGAATGTACGTCTTTGGAGACGGTTCGGTTGGGCTGGCTCGATAGCGCGACCGCTATTTTAGCCAAGAATGGTGCAGCGGAAGATTTTGTTTGGGAGTATAGCTGGTGGCTGGGCGACCTGGATCAACGTCTTTGGAGTCTGCAATTGTTTTGTATTGATGAATCGCAATTCGATGCCATCACCGGTGAAATGGCGGAGTTGTCGGATGTAGTGGTAAGTCCCTATTGTTCGTTTGTTCCCGGAGGTGACTATAACACATTGTCGGGTTCTATTACGCTCGATGGCGATGGCGACGGGTGCGATACCGATGACCCCGTTCCGGCCTTTCAGGTGGGAATAACTATTGATCAGGGGTATTACGGAACTCTAGCACGGGAAGGCAATTACGAGATGTTTTTACCATTTAACGGTGACTATGTCATCCAACCTTTAATCGTCGATAACCCATCATATTTTACGGTTGCCCCTTCCTCTGTTCCCATTTCTATCACTGGAACAACCTCAGTAGCTGATGTCAATTTTTGCATCACCCCCAACGGCATCCATCACGATGTAGAGGTTACCATCGCACCGCTTAGCGTTATCCGCCCGGGTTTCGATGCATCGTACGCCGTTACCTATCGCAACAAAGGCAACCAGGCAGAAAGTGGACAGGTAAACTTCCAATTTGACGATGACAAACTCGATTTCCTTTCCGCATCTATCACTCCCAATACCATTGCAACCGGCAGTATAAGCTGGGATTTCTCAGGTCTGGGGCCCTATGAAAGCCGTACCGTCACCGTTACGCTAAACGCGAATAGTCCTATAGAAACGCCGGCCGTGAATATCGGGGATATTATGACCTACAATGGCAATGCTTCCCTTTCGCAAACTGACGAGAATCCCGCGGATAACGCTTTTGCTTTCCACCAGACAGTAGTAGGTGCGTATGATCCCAATGATATTACGTGCCTGGAAGGTGATGTGGTTGACCCGTCGCTGATAGGCCAGTTCCTGCATTATAATGTCAACTTCGAAAACACAGGCAATTACCCGGCAGAGAATGTTGTCGTTCGCATGAAGATGGATGCTTCGAAATTTGATATGAATACACTTCAGTTCATCGACTCCTCCCACCAGCCCCGCGTGCAACGCAATGGTGATTTGGTGGAGTTTATTTTTGAAGGTATCCAGCTCCAACCGGAAGGGAAGGGAAATGTGCTTTTCAAAATCAAAACAAAAAACACACTGGTAACCGGCAATTCCGTCACCCAAAAAGCCGACATCTACTTCGATTTCAACGCGCCGGTCGCCACCAACACCGCCACTACCACTTTCCAACAACTCGGGACGCAAACCTTGGCGGAGGAATCGTTCGCTTTATGGCCGAACCCTGCGTCGAATCTCGTTACGATCTCAGGTGCGAACGACATAGAAACCATTTCCCTCTTTAACCTCCTCGGACAGGAAGTCGCCCGCCAGAAAGGCAATGGCCGCGGCGCGCAGGTCGACATTTCCATGCTTCCCGCCGGTAACTACCTCGTGCGGGTCAAAGCGGCAGGAGGCGAGCAGTTGCTGAAATTGGTGAAGAAATAGTCGGAACAGAAATACGTATTTTTCTTACTAACGCTTCGCCCAGCTCCGAAGCGTTTTTTATCTTTGAATCTGAATTCCAGGTATATGAAAAAACTATTACTCCTTTTGTTTTTGGTGTCAGCCGGTGTACAGGCGCAGATTGTCAACATACCGGATCCCGTTTTTAAGACGTTTCTCCTATCAGGTGAAAACCAAGCACAGAATGCAGCAGGTAGCTATATCGCAATTGACGCCAATAACGACGGTGAAATACAGCAGACGGAAGCTGGTCAGGTCGCATCATTGACAATAGATGTGAACGGAATGACAAGCATGGAGGGAATAGGATCATTCCAGAACCTCCAGAAAGTAGCGATAATTAATAGTGGTTATTCAGTCGGATGTCCTATAACCCTACAGGGCTTACCCAATCTCGAACAGGTGGGAATAGGTATAGGATACGAGGTGTATGTTGACATTACCCTCAACAATCTGCCATCGCTTAAGAAAATAGGTTTTTCGAATACAGATATGTTTGTTCACTCGATCTTTATAACGGATTGTCCTAATGTTGAAACAGTGGAAGCTAACCACTGTTGGTTGGGGAATGCGCCTTTTGATCTTTCGGCGATGCACAATCTAAAAACCGTGGATTTTTTTAATGTCGAGGTTCTTGGTATTGATGTACACGGGACTAGTGTAGAAAACATATCATTAGAGTGGTGTGCTGCTTTTTGGTTGAAC
This genomic interval from Flavobacterium sp. HJ-32-4 contains the following:
- the carA gene encoding glutamine-hydrolyzing carbamoyl-phosphate synthase small subunit, producing the protein MKYHTRPTALLLLADGTVFYGKSIGISGTTFGEVCFNTGMTGYQEIFTDPSYFGQIMVATNAHIGNYGVNTDEVEADRVMISGLVCKNFSFNYSRDKAYGSLEEYFEKQQLVCISDVDTRALVSYIRDHGAQNAAISTDGTPLEELKKQLAAVPDMEGLELASKVSTTEPYFVGEENAPYRISALDLGIKKNILRNLAKRGCYIKVFPYNATYEEMKAFNPHGYFLSNGPGDPDPLIAAQEVAREILKHNDPLFGICLGHQVIALANGIPTYKMFNGHRGINHPVKNLLTGEGEITSQNHGFAVSKKELLEHPDFEITHLHINDETVAGMRMKSKNCFSVQYHPEASPGPHDATYLFDQFIENINKNEKAAV
- a CDS encoding helix-turn-helix domain-containing protein, producing MSSLSDLLRTVRADRHVTENQLAEALGISVNDYTGIEEGIKPLSIELFDRIVEVLKVDPSNVLGMYLQLERDRRKQTA
- the rpsM gene encoding 30S ribosomal protein S13; the encoded protein is MARIAGVDIPKNKRGVIALTYIFGIGKSRASEILAKANVSEDTKVQDWNDDQISAIRDAVSYYKIEGELRSETSLNIKRLMDIGCYRGIRHRSGLPLRGQRTKNNSRTRKGKRKTVANKKKATK
- the ykgO gene encoding type B 50S ribosomal protein L36; the encoded protein is MKVRASVKKRSAECVIVRRKGRLYVINKKNPRFKQRQG
- a CDS encoding T9SS type A sorting domain-containing protein, whose product is MKKLLLLCVLLAAGVQAQIVNIPNPAFKTFLLSDGTNAQNAAGEYIAIDANGDGEIQQSEANQVVSIQLNISLVTTFEGINSFFNLEKVYISLSPYGGIAPPYMLDLQGLQHLSGVWINGTGQVSLSNLPSLDTLSFYAASPTSITIESCPNLESVTASQLLAEDLVLDFSGCVGLKDISFAFSRLAGLDVHGTSVEDVVLEYCNLDWLNADATPDLESLKVCSASTDVGNYVGPGLSSLSVNGSGVKFVELSELEIESLDFSQANQLEELKFLGEEWAFYLTDLNLSGCSHLKFLDLFALNAPVLDLTECTSLETVRLGWLDSATAILAKNGAAEDFVWEYSWWLGDLDQRLWSLQLFCIDESQFDAITGEMAELSDVVVSPYCSFVPGGDYNTLSGSITLDGDGDGCDTDDPVPAFQVGITIDQGYYGTLAREGNYEMFLPFNGDYVIQPLIVDNPSYFTVAPSSVPISITGTTSVADVNFCITPNGIHHDVEVTIAPLSVIRPGFDASYAVTYRNKGNQAESGQVNFQFDDDKLDFLSASITPNTIATGSISWDFSGLGPYESRTVTVTLNANSPIETPAVNIGDIMTYNGNASLSQTDENPADNAFAFHQTVVGAYDPNDITCLEGDVVDPSLIGQFLHYNVNFENTGNYPAENVVVRMKMDASKFDMNTLQFIDSSHQPRVQRNGDLVEFIFEGIQLQPEGKGNVLFKIKTKNTLVTGNSVTQKADIYFDFNAPVATNTATTTFQQLGTQTLAEESFALWPNPASNLVTISGANDIETISLFNLLGQEVARQKGNGRGAQVDISMLPAGNYLVRVKAAGGEQLLKLVKK
- a CDS encoding DNA-directed RNA polymerase subunit alpha; translated protein: MAIFNFQKPDKVIMIDSTDFEGKFEFRPLEPGYGLTVGNALRRVLLSALEGYAITSVRIEGVDHEFSTISGVVEDVTEIILNLKQVRFKRQIEDVDNESVTISLSGKDQITAGDFQKFISGFQVLNPDLVICNLDSKVNLNLELTIEKGRGYVSAEENKKQNAAIGTIATDSIFTPVKNVKYAIENFRVEQKTDYEKLVFEIKTDGSIAPKDALTEAAKVLIHHFMLFSDERITLEADEIAQTESYDEESLHMRQLLKTKLVDMDLSVRALNCLKAAEVETLGDLVSFNKNDLMKFRNFGKKSLTELDELVANKNLTFGMDLSKYKLDKE
- the infA gene encoding translation initiation factor IF-1, producing MAKQSAIEQDGSIIEALSNAMFRVELENGHIVIAHISGKMRMHYIKLLPGDKVKLEMSPYDLSKARITYRY
- the eno gene encoding phosphopyruvate hydratase, producing MSIIIKVHARQILDSRGNPTIEVDVVTENGVLGRAAVPSGASTGEHEAVELRDGGKAYMGKGVRKAVENVNGAIAEEIVGISVFEQNYIDQKMIELDGTHNKGNLGANAILGVSLAVAKAAANELGLPLYRYVGGVSGNTLPVPMMNIINGGSHSDAPIAFQEFMIMPVKATSFTHAMQMGTEIFHNLKKVLHDRHLSTAVGDEGGFAPNLAGGTEDALDSIKTAVENAGYKFGDDIMIALDCAASEFYVNGNYDYTKFEGATGKVRSSKEQAEYLAELASKYPIISIEDGMYEDDWDGWKYLTDLIGDKVQLVGDDLFVTNVQRLATGIEKGIANSILVKVNQIGTLTETIAAVNMAHNAGYTSVMSHRSGETEDNTIADLAVALNCGQIKTGSASRSDRMAKYNQLLRIEEELGSTAYFPGKKAFKVK
- the rpsK gene encoding 30S ribosomal protein S11 translates to MAKANTKKRKVVIESTGEAHISATFNNIIISLTNKKGEVIAWSSAGKMGFRGSKKNTPYAAQMAAEDCSKVALEAGLKKVKVFVKGPGNGRESAIRSIHNGGIEVTEIIDVTPMPHNGCRPPKRRRV
- the secY gene encoding preprotein translocase subunit SecY is translated as MKNFFESIRNVWKIEELKNRIVLTLGLLLVYRFGAHVPLPGIDTTQLSGLTGQTESGIGSILDMFTGGAFSKASVFALGIMPYISASIVVQLMGIAIPYLQKLQKDGESGRKKINQITRWLTILVCLVQAPGYIFNLNQTLPKSAFADGFFDVSFLFVSVTILVTGTIFAMWLGEKITDKGIGNGISLLIMIGILARMPQAFVQEFASVVTNNGGGPMLIVLEIIGWLVVIIACVLLVMAVRKIPVQYARRTVAGEFETDATGANRQFIPLKLNASGVMPIIFAQAIMFIPAAVAGINKQSELAQSIHTTFQNIFGFWYCFVFGLLIVIFTYFYTAITVPTNKMADDLKRSGGFIPGIKPGEETANYLDRIMSLVTFPGSLYLVLIAILPAIVHNLGVQQPWAMFYGGTSLIIMVGVAIDTIQQINAYILNRHYDGLMKSGKNRKAVA
- the rpsD gene encoding 30S ribosomal protein S4; its protein translation is MARYTGPQTRIARKFGEAIFGDDKSFEKRNYPPGQHGLAKKRGKKSEYAVQLMEKQKAKYTYGILEKQFRGLFEKAAAKKGVTGEVLLQLCEARLDNVVFRMGIAPSRRAARQIVSHRHITVNGELVNIPSYHLKPGDKVAVREKSKSVEVIVNSLAASAHVYEWITWNNDQMEGTFVSVPARLQIPENIKEQLIVELYNK